In Eremothecium gossypii ATCC 10895 chromosome II, complete sequence, the genomic window AGGCTGCCGATTTTTGCCATTGACAATAAGAGTTTCCAATTAGGCACTATTTGCATCAAGCTGGCATCGAGTCTAAACTTTGTTTTACCATCAATTAATTTTTCCAAATTCGAATCTGTATTAAAAGAATTTGATTTACAGGTCATGACTAACTATGTTTACGATACCGCAATTGCTGACGACCTAAAACTCGATGGGATATCGAACGTGTTTCTGGACGTTTTCCAAGCCATTGGTCGTGAGAATGACTGGTTTCAAGCACTGATCGAAAAAGAATTGGCAAAGTTTGATAAATCCATCCTCACAAATAATCAGAATAGTGCTCCATCGACTCATATCTACAACTCGCTATTCAGAGGAAATTCAATTTTATCTAAATCAATAGAAAAGTACTTCAACAGGATTGGTCAGGAGTATCTGGATAAGTCCATTGGGGGTATTATTAGGAGGATTGTCGCGGAGGAAGACATGTGCGAATTGGATCCGGCGAGGATTAAGGAACCGGACGAGATCAAGAAGCGCGTTATCTTGGAGACAAACCAGGCCAAGCTAATTTCATGGGCGAAAGAAATCTGGCACATAATTTACAAAACATCTAATGACTTGCCCGATGCAATTAAGGTGCAGCTAACACATATTAGGAAGAAGTTAGAGATAGTTTGTGGGGATTCCAACCTGAAGACCGTCTTAAATTGTATCTCAGGGTTTTTATTTTTGAGGTTTTTCTGTCCAGTACTGTTAAACCCAAAATTATTTCACATAGTCGAAGACCATCCGGACGAGCAAAAGAGACGGCTTTTCACGCTTCTGACCAAAGTATTAATGAATTTATCCACACTTACGATGTTTGGCCCTAAGGAGCCGTGGATGAATAACATGAACCACTTCATCCAGGAACATAAGGACGAGCTGGTAGATTATATCGACAAAGTTACTCAGCGGAAGTTGGATTTCAACAATAAAATTTTGAAGCTGAGCAACACTGTCGCAAGGCCGAAATTGGATATGAACAAGGAAATAATGAGAGAGCTAGCGACTAATCCGTACCTAATTGAACGTTATCTCCGGGAAACGGAGCTAGTGAATGCGTTTGTGACGTACAGACATAAAATATCGTCTTTGAATCGGCTGGATCTTAAACCTGTTACAATGGATCAGATCTCAAGGGAACTCCAGTCGCTTCCTATATCACCAACAGACACACCTAATCTAAGGATTGGAGAGTTAGAATTTGAGAAGATTACCGAAAATAATGTAGAGGTCTTTGGCCAGGACATGCTGAAATACTTGGATAATGATGATTCGTCGATAAAAAAACAAGGTAGAGCATTGACACCAGAAGACAATGCCGATTTGACTATGCGGTTAGAACAGGAGTCTGACTTGTTGTTCCATAAGATAAAACATTTGACTACTGTATTATCAGATTATGAATACCCGAGCGATATTATACTTGGGAAGTCCGAGTACGCGACATTTTTAGTGGAAAGCGTATACTACGATTCCCAGCGATCTTTATCACTTGATTGTGACAATATGTTTGCGAAGCGTGATGGCTTTACAAAGCTTTTCCAAAATGCACAAACTGTTAATGCATTTTTTTCACCAGTAAAAGACGCAGAGAGCTTGAATGCTTTCATAAAAAGTATAGAGTCTACGACACCTGTTGAAGATTCTCAAGAAAACAAGAATATGAAGGGTAAACTCACCAGGAATTCACCCGCAAGAAATACGAAACTTTCAAGATGGTTTAAAAAGGTCTCCTTCTAGCCTTGAAGGATGCCAAAGTCCTCCCTTGAAATATATATGTAATAATTTATATAATATTTACTACTAAGAGCTCATTAGTGAGTCGCTGACAATCAATCACATATGTATTAATATAGTAACTGTAATCTTTTGTTCGGTGAAGATCAAACAACTATGATATATTATTTTGAAGTTATCTATATTTAAAATGAGTAAAAAACTTTACCCATGGATATTCAGATTTTGAAAAGAATTCAAAGCCTTGAATTGAGCTGTGCCGGTACTATCTTGATTAGCCTCATAACCAAGTGAACTGGCCGTAAATTGTTGCAGCTCTCGGGCTAACGTGGCGTCCAATCCTACGTTTGATGATGTATAGCCTCTCTGCTCAGAATCACGTTCTTTCGCAGGTAGACCAAGTTCTGGACCAGGTGCATTCCAATATTGCTGATTACTGTTCATAAAAGAAGAAAGGTCACTGCTTGGAGCGAATATGTTTGATCCTTGGCCACCGAAAGACATTAAATTCTGAGAATCAAACTCTCTATTATTAGAAATTGGGAATTCAGGAAGGGGCAGATTGCTCTCTAAATGCCACTTGGTATTCTTCTGGCGAGAATCTGAATTGGAATTTACATTCTTTGACCTGGTTAACTGCATGGTGCACAGTTGGAGATTATCCATCGTACCTTCAACAAGACAGCCCTTCTCTCTGAAATGAATTAGCAGATGATTCCAAATACTGTTTCTGCAAAGTGAGGCTGGGTTACCTAATATAGCTAAACCATATTTTGCACGTGTGAGTGCAACGTTTAACCTTCTAGGGTCAGTTAAAAATCCAATGGATTGTTGGTCATTCGCACGAACACAAGACAGAATGATGTAATCCTTCTCACGACCCTGGAACGCGTCCACAGAGGCAACTTCCACAGTCATATACAGATCCTTGTCCATAGAACCGTTCATTTGCATGTACTGAATGATATATGCTCTCTGACCTTCGTATGGTGTCACAACACCTATCTGTTCTGGCTTTACACCATCTTTGAATAACCGAGTTATGATACGTTCACAGTTGATGGCTTCAATACGATTCAGATAGGAGGTACCATTGGCTGATATTTCCTCCCTCCCATAGTTGGCCCAGAACATCATTGGTATATCACAGATAGGCCATGGGAAAGAGCTATCGACAACAGTACGCTGCTCTACAGTAACTCCATTCTGCAAAGTGCCTTCATAAAACATGTTACTCGGAAATTCACTCAAATATGGATTCATACGATATTGAACCTCCAGCCTAATTGGGACATGACCCAGAGAAATCAAACGTTCGAATAGCGACTGCTTGAGGCCTGCATCACCTGCGTTACGGTCTAAAATCACTGGTCCCAGTTGCTGGTGGTCGCCTACCAGCACAACTTGCTTTGCACCCTTAATTATGGGGATCAAGCATTCGGGTTCAGAGGCCTGAGTACTCTCATCAATGAGCACCGTTCTAAATTTAGAATCCAGCCGCTTGTCACCGGCACCAACACATGTGCAGCACACTACATCGGCCTTCTTTAAGATTGTAGACTCTGTCTTTCTTACTAGTTTCACAAAGGACCTCGTATCCTTTACAGAAAGCTCGCCAACTTCATCCTTAAGCTTTAACAACTTCTTGAGCTCGCCTCTTGACGAACGAGCAACCAAATTATGCAAAGCTAAATCTGAAACAGACGATTCAACGTCCTCTCTGCTTTTCGCAGTCAGGCGAACGACCTTCAGACCCATATCGCGAAGCTTCGCGGCCAGATGGTCGACAGCGACGTTAGACGGGGCACAGACCAAAACACGCTCTTTGTGCATTTTCGACAAATGGTATACAATCGTCGCAGATGTCACGGTTTTACCAGTGCCCGGTGGGCCTTGAATCAGAGATAGAGGTCTCTGTAGCACATGCGCTACAGCGTTAACCTGAGAGGTATTGAGCTTCGTGAAATTTGGAATAGAAAAGTCTTTTGGAAGGTCGACTTCGAACTCGATATCTGGTACATCGTGTCCTAGTATCTTGTAATATAGGTAACCTGAGATGGACTTCTTGTCCACAGCAAACTTTTTCAGCGCTTCTTGCATACGCTGGTAGGACGTACCCTTCCAAACGAATTCGGCAGTGAACCCAGTCGTCAGGTTTGTTGGAGGCGGCGCCTTGCTTGGCTTCAGTTCCAGAGTGAACTCATCCTGGAAACTGTTGGGCAAGCGCAGAATATACCCGCGCCCCTCCCATTCCGCCTGTTGGAGACCAGAATATCTCAAAATCATCTCATCGCCTACAGCGACCTTGAGCTCGTTAGACTCAAACGTCGAAAGGGCAAACGAGGCAAGATGACGATTATTCAACCCCAGTGTCCAGGTCACGGAAATATGCTCTAGTGCCTGCGACTCCTTCAGCTGCTTGTCGTAGTCTGCTTCCAACTTCACCAAAGGACCGAACGATCTCTGGTACTGGTATGCATCGGTGTACCGCATCAGAACAGGTGGCAGttcctcctgctcctcggGCAGGTCGATGTCGTTGATTGTCGCGTCCTTGTTCGAGCGCCACTTCATCTCCAGCTTAGAGATCTGGCTCGGGGTGATCAGGCACGCCTTCAACTGGTCCTCCTCGCTCGGCTCCTCGGCCACCCAGCTGAGCAGCTGCCTGTTTTCTATCAGCGACTGCCACTGGTCGGTGTCCCAGTTCACGTTTCTCGTCTGCGCACAGGGCAAGCGGCAGAGGATCACCACAACGGCTTCGCTCTTGGCCGACACAAACCCCAGCAGGAACACGTTTCTGCAGCCACAGTTGTAGCACTCAAGCACAGTGTCACCCAGGTCAGACTCCGGGTGCAGCGATACCACGTTGTGGTGTGAGAACACCAAGTGGTTGATGATGTGTGAGCTGGACGTCCCGTTCTTCGAGTTGCAGAACCACTTGTTGCACGCGTTGCACTTCACCACGCAGCTGGGCGAGTCTATCGAGCAGTACGAGCACGCGTGCTCCGCGACGGACACCAGGTTCCCGAGGTCCTCCTCCGGCTTCTCGTCATCTGCTACCAGCTTTATCAGTTCGCCGTCCGAGTTGTAGTAGAAGTCTAGCTCCCTGTCCGAGCCGCCGTCCTGCGCAAGCAAGCCCTGGCTCCCACTGTTCGAAATGGCAGGCGTGGTCTCCTTGGCTCCATTTTCCAAGCTCGCAGCCATCTGTTAGCTTTCTTGCGTGCGCACTTTCAATAAAACGCCTATACCGCAGTATAGACTCTAAAAAAAAATTCCCACTTTTCGCAGAACAGCTAAAACCCCAATACTGCGTCGAAGAAAGTTTCCACGGCTCCTCAATATCTTCTAGCGCCTCAGGACCCTCTTTCAATGTGCGGCCTTCGCAGACGAGTGGTGATTTGGACGCTCGAAATGGCCGACGACCTACAGCTGGAAAATCGCATCAAATCACTTGTTACGTTCCAACTCGAGACCCAGCTGACCAGCTGACGCCGGGCAGCCGGCTGACGCCGCATCGTGCGGCGGCCGTGCGGCGGCCATGCAgacgcggcgctgccgctAGGCCTGGCGGGCGTGCGGCAGAGCCGCGGACGTTATGAGAAGACATTGGTACTTACGTACGGTTTCATTATATTCGTAGTGCTACTGGAACGACTCGGAGAGCGCCAGCTCGATGTGTGACTTCCTGCGCTTGCGCTGGTCCAGGAAcaccggcggcggcgagaGCTTGTCGTTAAAGTTGGAGGCCGAGCTGAGGCTGGCGAGGCTCATGGAGATGCTCGCGGAGGAGCTCGGGAAGTTCGGCGAGGCGACGCTGCTCACGCCGTTCGTCGCGGACGTGTCCGCCAGCTTGACGTCCGTGTCAAAGAAGGACTCCGTGGCGGAGTCCAACTCCGCGCTGATGTACCGCTCGAGGCTGTAGATGTGCGTGGGGATCGCGGAAAACGACGAGCGCGACTTGGTGTGGCACACCGCGTCGTCCGCGCTGTCGCCGTGGCCCGGCGCCGCACTATCGAGGAAGCTCTGTCGCGTGGTCTGCCGCGAGAGCTGGAGTATGATGCTGTTCGTGCGCGGGCGCTGGCCCTGCTCGTCGtgcgcgctgcgcgccgcgcgcagtttgtggcagcgcgcgcacgtCGTCTGTCGcagcgcgctgctggcgccgctgtgcgcgcgcacagcgcgcgcgcgcctgccgccTGCACACGCCTCGTCGCCCAGCGCATCGTCCTCCGCGTCGCtgcgctcctcctccgagGTGTCCGAGTCCCACACGTCTGCGCACGACTCCTCCACCGACCGCTCGAAAATCCTCATGCCGTTTCTGCACTGGCACGTCTCTGCTGCGGCGCTCTGCTGCGGCGAGTGCAGGCGGAAACTGCATCCCGCCTCCTGCGCCTTCTGGATATTGGGGACCATAGTGCCTGCGCTATCAGACGGACATAAGCTGCCTGAGGCAGACGATACCGGCATTATTACAACACCGCAGGAGCTAGACCCACTTTTATATGTTCCCTATTAATGGTGATGGTGGTTAAGTAACACAACTTTTTCCTTTGCTAGTTTGTGTCTCTTAAGGATGCCGAGGCAAAGTACTCGAGGGGCTCGGGGCGAAGAAACGTACGGGAACAGCGAGAGTGCCCTAGGAATGTAGCCGCATCTCGCCACCTCTCGGACACGGGAGCCAGCAGCCGGGCAGTGGGTTGTAGTCTGGCAATCCAGGTCCGAGCTTCTCTTAGCTCCGCGCAGGGCATCTTGGGCGTAGCATATCGCGGCGTCGGGAACTCGCAGCATCTTGAAGCTGATGCTTACGTAGCCAGGGAGGATCGCAGCTCACGCAGACGGGTCAGCGGGGGCGGAATCGGTCGGGACGCGGTGCTGAGCTGCCAGCCTAGCCCTCTGTTTCTTTTTGTTGCGGACGACCACGCCAAGGGGATTTTTACCTGCAGGCTTCCTGGCGGGGGCCGGGGCAGCGGGGGTCGGATCCGGGGCGGTGGTCGGGCGGACGTgagctggcgcggcgcggaAGGCCTCTtctgcgcgcgcggcgtcggcttctgcgcgcgtgcggcggTCGGCGATGGAAGCGGCCAGCgaggcggcgcggcggccgcgctcCAGGCTCTCACGGTGCAGACGGTCGATCTCCTCTGCGTCGtgctgctcctgctgcaggcgcgCGAGGCGCTTCTCGAGTTCCTGCATGCGGTCCTCGCCGGCGGAGTcggcggggcgggcggcttcggcctcctcgcgcagcaggcgctgcagcgtcTCGTCGGTGGTCTCGTCGGGCTTGATGTGCGGGCTGCGTGCGTCGTCGCGCACGTAGTtgcgctcgccgccggcctCCATGGTGTAGTCGCCGCGGTTCGGGTCGGTGCGGAACGATATCGTGCTGTTgcagcgcgggcagcgGATGCTCAAGCGGTAGATCTTGATGGTGTCCAGGTACCGCtccggcagcagctccttctTGCCGTTGAACTTGCGGAACTTGGGGATGTACTCCGAGCACTTGAGGCAGCGCATGCTGAAAGGCGTCATCAGGCGGATGCCGACGGTGTCGCGGTGCATGGTCTTGAGCTTCTTGGAGAGCTGCCGGACCTGGCGCTCGGCCTGCTCGGGGTCGTAGTCCGGCGGGTAGTACTTGTTGATGGCCTTTCTCTCAGACATCGGACCGGGCGCTCGCAGCGTGGAGGCGGAAGTGGTGAAGAGCTGCCAAGATGCGCCATTTGGAGGGCATCGCGCACCCGCCGTCACGTGATGGTAGTGGACCAGCTGATATTACAGATATTTGCGCTATGTGTATTATTAACTGTAGGTATCTAAATCTTCAAACCTGCCTGCATCCCCGCTGCCGGAGGAGTGCTGCACGCTTAGATCAACATagcagcagcggcaagGACACCCGCGCCTAGCCCGACGACAGCCTTGGCGGCGCCGTTGCCCGTCTGGGTCTCGATAGGAATGGTCGAGGAGGCGGAGGTGGATGGGGCCGACGAGTGTGGGGCCGACGAGTGTGGGGCCGACGAGACTGGGGCCGACGAGACTGGGGCCGACGAGTGTGGAGCCGAGGAGCCTGGCGCGGTCGAGACTGGCACTGGGGCAGGGCCGGTGGTCGTGAGCACGGTGCACTTGCCGCCGTTGTTCTCGCACGAGGTGATGGTCTGGATCACGGTGTGGTAGCCGGTGGCGGTAACGGTCACGTTGGCAAAGCCCCCGGCTGGCGCGGTGCCGTTGGTGGCGGGCGCGGTGCCGTTGGCGACCGGCGCGGTCGCGTTGGCGGCTGGCCCAGCGccggccgcgggcgcggccgagcgcgcggcgcccTCCGCAGGCTCAAAGTCGTCCACCGAGGACGCGCCCGTCACGGACTGCGCGCGGAGCGCCACGCTGATGCTCGTTGCGCCCGGCTGCTCGAGCGTCAACTCGTAGGGGCTGCTCGAGCCCACGGGGTAGAAGCCCGAGTTGCCCTTGTACGTCACGTAGCCGCGGCTGATGCTGAAGCCCGTCGACGCCTTGtccgcgctgcccgccgTGAACGCGCCCTTGGCGTCCACCACCGCGTAGTGCCCGTTCGACAACTTCAACTTCCCGTCGTCCGTCACCACCGCCGACAGTGCGTCGGCCGTCGACCCGCCGAGCTTCAACGCCCCGTTGTCCTCGAACACCGACGACATGTGGTACATCGACGCAGATCTGATGCTCAAAAAGTAGAACGCCTCGGAGTCCGCCAAGACCATCTTTGCCAAGGCCGTCAAGCCCAAAATTGCTCCGCTGAATACCTTCATCTTCTATGTCTAAGTCTCTGACTTGGCTTCTGAGTCTGAACTCCCTGTTCTCTCCTAGCTGCTGTTGCGCTTATATACCGCGACCGGCGAAACCGTTTATGTGTCGCTAGCAAAAAATAGTAGTATATCGAACGCCTCGTCCAACTGCGCGCGTGGCGCCGCCTACGCCGCCCTCTCCGCCCGCCTTCTCGCCACCGTGCTTGCCACACCGGGGTGCTATATATAGCGGATGACGCAATGGCGGGGGCTGTCCCCTCGAGCTTGCCTGCTGCCCGGCCAGCTGCGCCAAGAATAGCACGTGGGGCTCTGTAGGCACGTGACCGTTGGATGCACCAGCTGCATTGTCTCGGTGGCTCGGCGCATCAGGGGTCACCGGGCGGGTCGTTTTCCATACGGGACAGCTAGAAAGCCGCGCAGAGCGGCGACACGGAGAAAGTGCCACGGGTATGTGTTTTGGTCATAAGAGTATATAGTGCTTACATAACGCGGCCACCGGGGCCCGCGGTAGTCTGCCTGGGGACTAAGAGCTGGGGGGGAAGTCAGCGGCAACCCCGCCGGGGGTGTCCTTCGACTGGGCGCTGATGCCGATCGCGATCTCGGGGGAGGCGCTGGTGGGCTTGACGGACAGATCGTAGGTGTCGCCGTTGGCGACAGGGACGAAGGCGGAGTTGCCGGAGTAGGTGAGGTAGCCGTTGGCGATGGCAAAGCCTGCGGAGGCCTGGTCCTCGGAGCCCTCGACGACGGGGCCGTCGGGGGTGACAACGGCGAAGGTGCCGTCAGAGAGCTTGAGCTTGCCGCTGTCGGTGATGACGGCGGAGAGGGCGTCGCCTTTGGGGCCGCCCTGGTAGCTGACCTTCAGGGCGTGGTCGTGGGCGTAGATGGCGGAGAAGTGGAACTTGGTGGCGGTGCGCAGGCCGAGGAAGAAGAACTCCTCGGAGTCGGCGAggacgccggcggcgagcgcggtGGCGGCCAAAAGGAAGCTGGAGACGAATTTCATGGCGGTGGTGTGGCGGCGGGAGAGGCGGGAGagcaggcgcggcggcgcgcttatatacggcggcgcgcgcgtaTAATTAGCAGCGGCCCGGAATAGCAGCGCGGTACCCCGCgacggcgggcgggcgTGAATGTGGGCGGTTGCGCCCCCATGATGCGCGGCGGGTTCCGATCCTCGCCTGCGCGCAGCATGACGCCACGCGGGAACGCTGCGCGTCGCCGGCGTTGCCTGCGGGTGCCCCAAAAAGAAGGGCGGAGCTGTGCATTGTCCTGTCGGCACTGTGTGCTTGCCTGCAGGCGAAAGTGTGTCGGGGATCCTCTGCGAGTATGCGCTATTATAGCAGCacggcgcgcggcgagGACACCGCGACCGCCTAGGACGCACCGAGGCCGCCACAATGAGGGACGTTGGGGCGCGAGGGCCGGAAAAGGCTCAAGAACGCCGTTCCGGAGAATACTAGGAACAGATTCCGGAACGTTTTATGTTACCACCGGCGTTGAATGCAGCGCGAGCTGAGCGGCAGGCACCCGGCCGGCCAAGATTGGTTCTGTCGGAGCGACCCTGTAGGTGCCCGAAGACATAGGTACTGGGACCCTGCCCGTGGcctgcggccgcggcgcggagCGGCAATGTCCCCGGGTCTGCGTGCATCGACTAAGGCACGGGTGAAAATATCGAAAACAGGTATTATTAAAATAGACTATACGAACACAACTATATTTCCCAGCACAGCGAGCCTGAGGAGACTCCGGCCAGGGCACACCACGCAGCATGCGCTGGGTGCCCTTGATGGGGTATATCCTACACTATTCAGTAAAAATTGCGGAACCTAGCTTCACAGCAGTATTGCCGCGACGCCCAACACTACGGCGCCGAACGGAATGCTCATGAAacccgcgcccgcgccgttAGTTGTTGCGATGGCGTGCGCCGACGATTGCGACCCGGTCACAGCATGGCTGGTAAAATGGGAAGTGGTTACCGACACGGGGTGAGCGGTTGTTTCTGCGCGCTTCTGCATCTGAACGTCCTGCTGGTAATCCACTATGTCATCGCCGAGATCGCGCCTGCCACCGCGGTGGCCCCCCGACCTTCCACCGCCTCTGTGGCCTCCACTCTTGGGCCTGCTGCCTGTGTGGCCTCCACTTCTTGAGCCTCCTCTGTGCGCTCCGCTCCCTGAACCCTTGCTGGAGCCGCTACCCCTGTGGTGggctgctccagcgcctctggttccgctgccgctggcTTTCTTCCCGCCGCTGGCACCGCCATGCCCGCTGGCACCGCCATGCCCGCTGACACCGCCATGCCCGCTGACACCGCCATGCCCGCTGGCTTTCTTGCCATGcccgctggcgccgccatgcccgctggcgccgccgccactAGTTCCGTGGCCACCGGCACCTGGAGCAGCAGTAGCTGCAGGGCCGGCACCGTGACCGGCAATCTTGGTAGCTTGTCCTTCGTGGACTATCCCTCCACCTTTGGTATGGTGGGGCCCTTTATCAACTCGGATGCCGCCTTTATAAGTTTTTGTTTCATGGCAATCTTTCGACCCTCCTGGCCGATGACCACCGGGATGCCCGCCATGTGGCTTTGCAGTAGGCTTTGGTTGGACTGGTGGAGCGGGTTTACCTGGTTGTGCCGCTGGAGGCTTTGCAGTAGGCTTTGGTTGACCTGGGTGATGCGTGCATGGTTCACCTGGACGGTGCGAGTGTGTGCATGGCTTCCTTGTGTGGTGAGGCTTGTTTGGTTGAGGTGGAGCACGACCAGTGGGCTTGCCTGGGTGATGCGTGCATGGTTCACCTGGACGGTGCGAGTGTGTGCACGGCTTCCCTGGGTGGTGGGGATGGTCTGGTTTTGGGTGTGGAACATGGCCAGTTGGCTGGCCTGGGTGGTGGTGCGTGCAAGTTTCACCTGGACGGTGAGAGTGTGTGCACGGCTTCCCTGGGTGGTGGGGATGGTCTGGTTTTGGGTGTGGAACATGGCCAGTTGGCTGGCCTGGGTGGTGGTGCGTGCAAGTTTCACCTGGACGGTGAGAGTGTGTGCACGGCTTCCCTGGGTGGTGGGGATGGTCTGGTTTTGGATGTTCAACATGGCCAGTTGGCTGGCCTGGGTGGTGGTGCGTGCAAGTTTCACCTGGACGGTGAGAGTGTGTGCACGGCTTCCCTGGGTGGTGGGGATGGTCTGGTTTTGGGTGTGGAACATGGCCAGTCGTATGCCCTGGTGCGGTTGGTTTTGGAGGTGGAACATGTCCAGTTGTATGTCCTGGTGCGGTTGGTTGTGGGGGTGGGCCATGAGAGGTTGGTTTGCCTGGGTGGTGCGTGCATGTTTCACCCGGACGGTGCGAGTGCGTGCAAGGCTTGCCTGGGTTGGTTGGCTTTGGAGGTGGCACCGCAGTAGTAGATGGGCCTGGCTTGCCGGAGGTAGTTGGCTTTGGAGGTGGCACCGCAGTGGACTCACCTGGCTTTCCGGAGGTAGTTGGCTTTGGAGGTGGCACCGCAGTAGTAGATGGGCCTGGCTTTCCGGAGGTAGTTGGCTTTGGAGGTGGCACCGCAGTAGTAGATGGACCTGGCTTACCGGAGGTCGTTGGCTTTGGAGGTGGCACTGCAGTAGTAGATGGGCCTGGCTTACCGGAGGTCGTTGGCTTTGGAGGTGGTACGACGGCAGTCGACTCACCTGGCTTACCGGAGGTCGTTGGCTTTGGAGGTGGCACCACCGCAGTAGTAGATGGGCCTGGCTTGCCGGAGGTAGTTGGCTTTGGAGGTGGAATCACAGTGGACTCACCTGGCTTTCCGGAGGTCGTTGGCTTTGGAGGTGGCACCGCAGTAGTAGATGGGCCTGGCTTTCCGGAAGTGGTTGGCTGTGGAGGTGGCACCGCAGTAGTAGAGGGGCCTGGCTTTCCGGAGGTCGTTGGCTTTGGAGGTGGCACCGCAGTAGTAGATGGACCTGGCTTTCCGGAGGTCGTTGGCTTTGGAGGTGGCACCGCAGTAGTAGATGGACCTGGCTTTCCGGAGGTCGTTGGCTTTGGAGGTGGCACCGCAGTAGTAGATGGACCTGGCTTTCCGGAGGTCGTTGGCTTTGGAGGTGGCACCACCGCAGTAGTAGATGGGCCTGGCTTGCCGGATGTCGTTGGCTTTGGAGGTGGAATAACAGTGGACTCGCCTGGCTTACCGGAGGTAGTTGGCTTTGGAGGTGGCACCACCGCAGTAGTAGATGGGCCTGGCTTTCCGGAAGTGGTTGGCTTTGGAGGTGGCACCGCAGTAGTAGATGGACCTGGCTTGCCGGAGGTAGTTGGCTTTGGAGGTGGAATCACAGTGGACTCGCCTGGCTTACCGGATGTAGTTGGCTTTGGGGGTGGTACGACGGCAGTGGACTCGCCCGGCTTACCGGAGGTAGTTGGCTTTGGAGGTGGAATCACAGTGGACTCGCCTGGCTTACCAGATGTAGTTGGCTTTGGGGGTGGTACGACGGCAGTCGATTCGCCTGGCTTTCCGGAAGTGGTTGGCTTTGGAGGTGGCACCGCAGTAGTAGATGGACCTGGCTTGCCGGAGGTAGTTGGCTTTGGAGGTGGCACCGCAGTCGACTCGCCTGGCTTGCCAGATGTAGTTGGCTGTGGAGGTGGCACCGCAGTCGACTCACCTGGCTTACCGGAGGTAGTTGGCTGCGGAGGTGGCACCACAGTAGAGCATGATGGTGTATGAGACCAATGGCAAAGTTTTTCTAACTTACTGCATAATGAACCAATGTCTATGCCCTTTGGTTTGTCTATAATACTGACAA contains:
- the YJU2 gene encoding mRNA splicing protein YJU2 (Syntenic homolog of Saccharomyces cerevisiae YKL095W (YJU2)), whose protein sequence is MSERKAINKYYPPDYDPEQAERQVRQLSKKLKTMHRDTVGIRLMTPFSMRCLKCSEYIPKFRKFNGKKELLPERYLDTIKIYRLSIRCPRCNSTISFRTDPNRGDYTMEAGGERNYVRDDARSPHIKPDETTDETLQRLLREEAEAARPADSAGEDRMQELEKRLARLQQEQHDAEEIDRLHRESLERGRRAASLAASIADRRTRAEADAARAEEAFRAAPAHVRPTTAPDPTPAAPAPARKPAGKNPLGVVVRNKKKQRARLAAQHRVPTDSAPADPSA
- a CDS encoding ABR025Cp (Syntenic homolog of Saccharomyces cerevisiae YKL096W (CWP1); Tandem gene quadruplication in this organism), translated to MKVFSGAILGLTALAKMVLADSEAFYFLSIRSASMYHMSSVFEDNGALKLGGSTADALSAVVTDDGKLKLSNGHYAVVDAKGAFTAGSADKASTGFSISRGYVTYKGNSGFYPVGSSSPYELTLEQPGATSISVALRAQSVTGASSVDDFEPAEGAARSAAPAAGAGPAANATAPVANGTAPATNGTAPAGGFANVTVTATGYHTVIQTITSCENNGGKCTVLTTTGPAPVPVSTAPGSSAPHSSAPVSSAPVSSAPHSSAPHSSAPSTSASSTIPIETQTGNGAAKAVVGLGAGVLAAAAMLI
- a CDS encoding ABR026Cp (Syntenic homolog of Saccharomyces cerevisiae YKL096W (CWP1); Tandem gene quadruplication in this organism) — encoded protein: MKFVSSFLLAATALAAGVLADSEEFFFLGLRTATKFHFSAIYAHDHALKVSYQGGPKGDALSAVITDSGKLKLSDGTFAVVTPDGPVVEGSEDQASAGFAIANGYLTYSGNSAFVPVANGDTYDLSVKPTSASPEIAIGISAQSKDTPGGVAADFPPSS
- a CDS encoding ABR027Cp (Syntenic homolog of Saccharomyces cerevisiae YKL096W (CWP1); Tandem gene quadruplication in this organism); this encodes MKLPSTALAVALLAAAKVVVADSEKFSLESLSGAADLKSVSLQLKSGKLVFSPGGKISVLVTDAGRLSFDGNKFAVIEDSGAITFGDEKEGTLGFAVRDGRLTFRSIDSFSATKVNGEYTLSVGWNADATSVGIRAVKDGSPVKDFTPVVSIIDKPKGIDIGSLCSKLEKLCHWSHTPSCSTVVPPPQPTTSGKPGESTAVPPPQPTTSGKPGESTAVPPPKPTTSGKPGPSTTAVPPPKPTTSGKPGESTAVVPPPKPTTSGKPGESTVIPPPKPTTSGKPGESTAVVPPPKPTTSGKPGESTVIPPPKPTTSGKPGPSTTAVPPPKPTTSGKPGPSTTAVVPPPKPTTSGKPGESTVIPPPKPTTSGKPGPSTTAVVPPPKPTTSGKPGPSTTAVPPPKPTTSGKPGPSTTAVPPPKPTTSGKPGPSTTAVPPPKPTTSGKPGPSTTAVPPPQPTTSGKPGPSTTAVPPPKPTTSGKPGESTVIPPPKPTTSGKPGPSTTAVVPPPKPTTSGKPGESTAVVPPPKPTTSGKPGPSTTAVPPPKPTTSGKPGPSTTAVPPPKPTTSGKPGPSTTAVPPPKPTTSGKPGESTAVPPPKPTTSGKPGPSTTAVPPPKPTNPGKPCTHSHRPGETCTHHPGKPTSHGPPPQPTAPGHTTGHVPPPKPTAPGHTTGHVPHPKPDHPHHPGKPCTHSHRPGETCTHHHPGQPTGHVEHPKPDHPHHPGKPCTHSHRPGETCTHHHPGQPTGHVPHPKPDHPHHPGKPCTHSHRPGETCTHHHPGQPTGHVPHPKPDHPHHPGKPCTHSHRPGEPCTHHPGKPTGRAPPQPNKPHHTRKPCTHSHRPGEPCTHHPGQPKPTAKPPAAQPGKPAPPVQPKPTAKPHGGHPGGHRPGGSKDCHETKTYKGGIRVDKGPHHTKGGGIVHEGQATKIAGHGAGPAATAAPGAGGHGTSGGGASGHGGASGHGKKASGHGGVSGHGGVSGHGGASGHGGASGGKKASGSGTRGAGAAHHRGSGSSKGSGSGAHRGGSRSGGHTGSRPKSGGHRGGGRSGGHRGGRRDLGDDIVDYQQDVQMQKRAETTAHPVSVTTSHFTSHAVTGSQSSAHAIATTNGAGAGFMSIPFGAVVLGVAAILL